A single genomic interval of Tursiops truncatus isolate mTurTru1 chromosome 1, mTurTru1.mat.Y, whole genome shotgun sequence harbors:
- the NTMT2 gene encoding LOW QUALITY PROTEIN: N-terminal Xaa-Pro-Lys N-methyltransferase 2 (The sequence of the model RefSeq protein was modified relative to this genomic sequence to represent the inferred CDS: inserted 2 bases in 1 codon) — translation MAYLGTHFAFRSRRQKTNDELRRHSMSFILHKAICNDFFQSYLYLLENIPLVKLYALTSQVINGEMHFYARAKLFYQEVPATEEGMMGNFIELSNPDIQASREFLRKFVGGPGRAETDCALDCGSGIGRVSKHVLLLVFNTVELVDMMESFLLMAQNYLQVRGDKVETYHFYSLKEFTTPLGRYDAIWIQWVSGYLTVKDLLAFLSRCRHGLKENDIIILKDSVAQVGCIFHLXVTQDMDILQSLIRKSGLVVLGQEKQGGFPEQCIPVWMFALHSDGHS, via the exons ATGGCCTACCTGGGAACCCACTTTGCCTTCAGATCCCGCAGGCAGAAGACCAATGATGAGCTCCGTCGGCATAGCATGTCCTTTATTCTTCACAAAGCTATTTGCAATGACTTCTTTCAGAGCTATCTCTACCTGCTGGAAAATATTCCCCTGG TGAAATTGTATGCTTTAACAAGTCAAGTCATCAATGGTGAGATGCACTTCTATGCCAGAGCTAAACTCTTCTACCAAGAAGTACCAGCTACAGAAGAGGGTATGATGGGAAATTTCATCGAACTGTCCAACCCAGATATCCAGGCCTCTCGGGAATTTCTTAGGAAATTCGTTGGG GGGCCTGGGAGAGCTGAGACAGACTGTGCCCTGGATTGCGGCTCTGGGATAGGAAGGGTCAGCAAGCATGTCCTGTTGCTGGTTTTCAACACTGTGGAACTTGTGGACATGATGGAATCGTTCCTCCTCATGGCACAGAACTACCTGCAGGTCAGAGGGGACAAGGTAGAAACCTACCACTTCTACAGTCTGAAGGAATTCACAACCCCACTGGGGAGATATGATGCCATCTGGATTCAGTGGGTCTC TGGGTACCTGACCGTTAAAGACCTTCTTGCATTTCTTTCCCGGTGCCGACATGGCCTGAAAGAAAACGACATCATCATACTGAAGGACAGTGTGGCTCAGGTGGGCTGCATCTTCCATCT TGTGACTCAGGATATGGACATCCTCCAGAGCCTCATTAGGAAGAGTGGGCTGGTGGTGCTGGGCCAGGAGAAGCAGGGCGGCTTTCCAGAGCAGTGCATCCCAGTGTGGATGTTTGCATTGCATAGCGATGGACACTCCTGA